The Streptomyces pratensis genomic interval GCCGTCGAGCACCGCGGAATAGCCGTCGGCGGCGCCGATCGCCGCCCCCGCCCAGTCGTTCTGCCGGAGTGCGGGCTCGATCGCCGTGTTCGCCACGTCCAGGAGCTGGGCGTCGGTGAGGCGTGACCCCTGGTCGACGGAGTAGGCGTACTGCCGGTCGTGCGTGGCCACCGCCAGCAGCACGTCCTCCTGGCCCAGACCGTTGCGGTTCGCGGTCTCGTCGGTCCAGGTCTGGGCGTCGCGGCCGGAGAAGTCGCGTACGTACACCACGAAAAGCTGCACCTGCTGTTTCTCGAACAAGAGATCGAGAGCGGCTTCGGTCTGTGGCTTGCGGTCGCCGAGAGCTTCCACCTGGTCGGTGACCTGGCCGTCCCGGGACAGGGGCACGGGGTCTGCGGCCCGGGCGTCCGGGGTGCCCGGCAGGGCGATCCAGAGCGCCGCTGCCAGGGCGGCGATGAGGGCCCTGCAGGGTATCGAAGGCCGGGACGTCCCGGTACGGCTCGCAGGCGGCGTCACATTTGGGAGGCTATGTCCGCCCACAGCCGCCCGCGACCCGACGCGTTCCTGCCCTGCCCGGCACCTTCCGGGACGGCCCGGGGGCCGACCCGTTCCGGTGCGGCCCGAGGTCCGGCGCGTTCGTGCCCGGCCCGGCGCGTTCCGGTGCGGCCCGAGGCGTGTCCGCGAACGGGCCGGGCGAGGGCGGTCAGATGCTGAAGCGCTCTCCGGCGAGCAGCGGGCGCACCCGCGACCGGAAGCCACCCGTCCGGAACGGCCTCTGCAGCAGCCCGGGCCTCAGGGCCTGTGCCAGCGCCGCCGTGATCATGCCCTGGTCGAGCGCCAGCATGAAGTCGCTGACCCGGCCGGTGTCCACGTTGACCGAGTCCCGGAAGCCGTAGCCCTCGTGGTACGCCCCGAAGTCGCGGTCCAGTGCCCGCAGGTTGGCCACCGCCTCGCGGTGCGCGTACGGCAGGGCGAGGAACGAGGCGTGCGGGGTGACGACCCCGTTGGTGAACGCCGACGGGTCCGGCAGCGGCGCACCGTCCGTGGTGTGCGTGCGGTCGGTGTTGGACGCGTACCCGTCGACCTGCATGCCCAGGGCGTCGACGCCGTACTCCTGATAGCCGCCCTCGGGGACGTTCGCGGGCGAGAAGCCCCAGTACCCGTACTCCGCCTCCCGCAGCCCGTGCTCGATGTGGCTGCGGACGTAGCGCTGATGGTTGCGGCCCCAGGACCGCGGCGACCACTCCGGCTCGGGGACGAACAGCGGCACCATCAGTGCCTCGAACATCGAGCCGCCCCAGGTGGGGACGACCTTCCGCCCACCATGGGTGTAGTGCCCCTGCCAGACCCGTACGCCGTCCGTCACGGTGTACTCGCCCTGCGGGTGCTGCTCCTGCTCGTGCTCGGGGAGCATCGTGCGCAGCAGGTGCCAGTAGTGCTCGGGCGGCAGGGAGCCGTCCGCGATACCGAGGTAACTGGCCATGCGGGGCTCGGTGTTCAGAGCGCCGTAGTGATGTGCGGTGGGCTCTTCGGTATCGGTCCAGAAACCGCCGCGCAGCTGCCCGGGGCCGGCCACGGGGTCGGACGGGTCGTACGGCGTGTAGTAGTACGACCAGTCGGCGGTGGCGAGGATCCGCCCGATGCGCGGGCGGAGCGACGGCGCGGCGTCGGCGGCGATCCGCAGCCCGGTGACCAGCCAGGCGTTGTCCACCGCCCCGCGCGCCGCCCGCCGGGCATTCCGCTCTTTGCCGAATAATAGACAGGCTGCCTTGCAAGATGTCCTGCCCATCTTTAGCGTGGTGAACATGTCCGGAATCTCCGAGAACCCCGAGAACGCGTCGCCGCGGCCGCCCGCCGACCCGACCGCCGAGCGAGTGGCGACGGATCTCGCGGCCGTGGTCGGCCTGCTGCTCAGGCGGCTGCGGAGTTCATCGGCGGACAGTCTGCTCACCCCCTCCCAGCGCTCTGTCCTCGCCCGGCTCCACGACGGCGGGCCCGCCACCACGGCGGCGCTGGCCCGCGCCGAGCTCGTACGGCCCCAGTCGATGCGGCTGACCCTCGGAGCGCTGGAGAGCCAGGGTTTCGTCACCCGCGCTCCCGATCCGGCGGACGGCCGCAAGTCGGTCGTGTCGGTCACCGAGGAGGGAAGCACCGTCCTGGCAGGGGTGCGGGCCGCGAAGCGGAGCTGGCTGGCCGAGTCGATCGCCGCCGAACTCGACGGGGCCGAGCGCCGTACGCTCGCCGAAGCCGTCGAGCTCATGGGCCGTCTGGTCGACAAGTGACCCGGCGCGGGACGGACCTGACCACGGGCGTGCCGGTGGAGGGACCCCGGCCCGCCCCGGCCGTGGAACCCGTTCCCCCGGCCGTGGAACCCGTTCCCCCGGCCGTGGAACCCGTTCCAGGGTTCGGCGCACGGCTCACCGCACCGCTGCTGATGGGCTCCCTGCTCAACCCGCTGAACACCACGATGATCTCCACCGCCCTGGTGTCCATCGGGCACTCCTTCGGCGTCGGGGCCGCCGACACCGCCTGGCTGATCTCCGTCCTCTACCTCGCCAGCGCCGTCGCCCAGCCGGTTCTCGGCAAGCTCGCCGACACCGTCGGCCCGCGCCGGGTCCTGCTGGCCGGCCTCGTCGTCGTGACGGCGTCCGGGCTGGTCGGCGCACTGGCCACCGGTTTCGGCATGCTGATCGTCTCCCGCCTGCTTCTCGGCGTCGGCACGTCGGCCGCCTACCCGGCAGCCATGGCTGTCCTGCGCGACGAGTCGCGGCGGATCGGCCGGCCGACCCCGCGGCCCGTGCTCGCCAGGCTCTCCTTCGCCGCCCTGGGCAGCGCCGCCGTCGGCCCCGCACTCGGCGGGATCCTCGTGTCGGCCGTCGGCTGGCGCGGCATCTTCGCCGTCAACGTGCCGGTCGCGCTGCTCGCCCTCGGCGCCGCGCTGCTCTGGGTCCCGGGGGACCCGCCGCGCGACCGGGACGCCGACGGGACCACGCCGAAGCCGTCCCTGGACCCGCTGGGCGCAGGCCTGTTCACCGCCGCCCTGACGGTGCTGGTCTTCTTCCTGCTCGACCTCGCCCACCCGCAGTGGTGGCTGCTCGCTCCCTTCGCCGTACTGGCGGCCGTCCTGGTCCGGTGGCAGCTGCGCACTCCGCAGCCCTTCATGGACATCCGGATGCTGGCGGGCAACGGCCCCCTCCTGCGTACGTACGTACGCCACGGGCTCAGCTACCTGCTGATCTACTGCGTCATGTACGGCTACACGCAGTGGCTCGAGGAGGTCCGAGGCTTCTCCTCGGGCCACACCGGGCTGCTCATGCTGCCGATGTCGGTCACCGCGCTCGTCTGTTCGCTGCTCGGAGCCCGGACCAAGGGCCTGCGCGGTCCACTGGCCCTGGCCTGTCTGATGCTCACCGTCGGCGCCGGCATCCTGGCCTTCCTCGCCGGCGACACGCCGCTCGCGGTCCTGCTGCTCGCCGGAGCCTGCTTCGGCGCCCCGCAGGGACTCATCGGTACGAGCAACCAGGCGGCCGTCCAGGCCTATGCGCCCCCCGAGACCATCGGTGCCGCCGCCGGGTTCCAGCGCACCGCCCAGTACATCGGGGCCATCACAGCGGCCGGCCTGATCGCCGTCGCCTACGCCGACGCGGCGAGCGACGCGGGGCTGCACCTCATGGCGGCGGTCTCCGTCGTCCTGGCCGCTCTGCTGGCCGTCCTCACCCTCACCGACCGCGCCCTGCGCGCACGCACCTGACCCACCACCCGCGCCCGCACCGCGTCCCGGTGCGAGCGCACCGGATCCGCAGCACATCAAGGAGTACGCACATGACCGCCACCGTCCTGGACCCCCGGACCGCCCTCGTCGTCGTCGACCTGCAGAAGGGCATCGTCGAGCTCCCGACGGCCCACCCGGCCGACGGCGTCGTCGCCAACTCGGCGGCCCTCGCCGACGCCTTCCGCGCCAAAGGCCTCCCGGTCTTCCTGGTCCGCGTGACAGGCGGTGCCCCCGGCCGCAACGAGAGCCGCGTC includes:
- a CDS encoding MarR family winged helix-turn-helix transcriptional regulator: MSGISENPENASPRPPADPTAERVATDLAAVVGLLLRRLRSSSADSLLTPSQRSVLARLHDGGPATTAALARAELVRPQSMRLTLGALESQGFVTRAPDPADGRKSVVSVTEEGSTVLAGVRAAKRSWLAESIAAELDGAERRTLAEAVELMGRLVDK
- a CDS encoding MFS transporter, producing the protein MTRRGTDLTTGVPVEGPRPAPAVEPVPPAVEPVPPAVEPVPGFGARLTAPLLMGSLLNPLNTTMISTALVSIGHSFGVGAADTAWLISVLYLASAVAQPVLGKLADTVGPRRVLLAGLVVVTASGLVGALATGFGMLIVSRLLLGVGTSAAYPAAMAVLRDESRRIGRPTPRPVLARLSFAALGSAAVGPALGGILVSAVGWRGIFAVNVPVALLALGAALLWVPGDPPRDRDADGTTPKPSLDPLGAGLFTAALTVLVFFLLDLAHPQWWLLAPFAVLAAVLVRWQLRTPQPFMDIRMLAGNGPLLRTYVRHGLSYLLIYCVMYGYTQWLEEVRGFSSGHTGLLMLPMSVTALVCSLLGARTKGLRGPLALACLMLTVGAGILAFLAGDTPLAVLLLAGACFGAPQGLIGTSNQAAVQAYAPPETIGAAAGFQRTAQYIGAITAAGLIAVAYADAASDAGLHLMAAVSVVLAALLAVLTLTDRALRART